One segment of Rosa chinensis cultivar Old Blush chromosome 6, RchiOBHm-V2, whole genome shotgun sequence DNA contains the following:
- the LOC112169668 gene encoding UV-B-induced protein At3g17800, chloroplastic yields MEHCLSHHKLLALPSPLSTLKPRLALNFAPKSQALTRRLTVVAGAGASSHCEFSSLNSPLDPRTRSGKDLSSVLQNHPQLFHLAVAQELKQLADQRQDARCRMYLSASSHEACLHRRIAQLKEQQCQIAVEDVMYLLIFYKFSEVKVPLVPKLSRCIYNDRLEILPAKDWELESIYSLEVLEMIREHVTTVIGLRANSSVTDNWAMTKITRQTLGRVYVASILYGYFLKSVSLRHRLERSLFLETQDLHLSCRTSLQEMSPHGIKSLLFGHVSKFQSECVGSSRQEKTHGKLKCYVMGFDPETLQRCAKLRSEEAVNLIKNHCCALFGDDAEMGSLESDEIISTSFSSLKRLVLEAVAFGSFLWDTEECIDSVYKLKEN; encoded by the exons ATGGAACATTGTCTCTCCCACCACAAGCTCCTCGCTCTTCCGTCCCCgctctccaccttgaagccgagATTAGCGCTCAATTTCGCGCCCAAATCCCAGGCGTTGACCAGGCGGTTGACTGTGGTAGCCGGCGCCGGGGCGTCGAGCCACTGCGAGTTCAGCAGCCTCAACTCGCCGCTCGACCCGAGGACCCGATCCGGCAAGGACCTCAGCTCCGTTTTGCAGAACCACCCGCAGCTGTTTCACTTGGCCGTCGCTCAGGAGCTCAAGCAGTTGGCCGATCAGCGACAGGACGCGCGATGTCGTATGTATCTCAGCGCTTCGTCTCATGAGGCCTGCCTTCATAG GAGGATTGCTCAACTGAAGGAGCAGCAGTGCCAGATTGCTGTTGAAGATGTCATGTACCTGTTGATCTTTTACAAGTTTTCTGAGGTCAAAGTTCCTTTGGTTCCTAAACTTTCTAGATGCATCTACAATGATAGACTGGAGATATTGCCTGCAAAGGATTGGGAGCTAGAGTCCATTTACAGCTTGGAGGTTTTGGAGATGATAAGGGAACATGTCACCACTGTCATTGGCTTGAGAGCAAATTCTAGTGTCACAGACAATTGGGCAATGACAAAGATAACCCGCCAGACACTTGGCCGAGTATATGTGGCCTCCATCTTGTATGGCTACTTTTTGAAATCTGTCTCATTGAGGCATCGCCTGGAACGAAGTCTATTTCTTGAAACCCAAGACCTTCATCTGAGTTGTAGAACCTCCCTTCAGGAAATGTCTCCTCATGGAATAAAAAGTCTGCTCTTTGGCCACGTCAGCAAATTTCAATCGGAGTGTGTAGGGTCAAGTAGGCAGGAAAAGACACATGGAAAGTTGAAATGTTATGTGATGGGGTTTGATCCTGAGACACTACAGAGATGTGCAAAATTGAGATCTGAGGAGGCTgtgaatttaattaaaaatCACTGTTGTGCACTTTTTGGGGATGATGCGGAAATGGGTTCTCTTGAGTCGGATGAAATTATCTCTACTTCATTTTCAAGCCTGAAGAGGCTAGTTTTGGAGGCTGTTGCTTTCGGTTCTTTCCTTTGGGACACAGAAGAATGCATTGATAGTGTTTATAAGCTTAAGGAGAACTAA
- the LOC112169417 gene encoding chloroplast envelope quinone oxidoreductase homolog isoform X1, producing MAAKLMHAVQYDSYGGGPSGLKHVQVPIPSPKKNEVLLKLEAASLNPGDCKIQKGMAWPLFPRKLPHIPVTDVAGEVVEVGLGVTKFKVGDKVVAMLSYGNGGGLGEFAAANEKLVVSRPPEVSAADGAGLPVAALTAHQALTKDARIKLDGTSQQKNILITGASGNVGLYAIQLAKLGNAHVTATCGARNIELVKSLGADEVLDYKTPEGATVKSPSGRKYDFVIHSSSKAIPWSVFEPNLSSNGKVIDLTAGLSSLFTFVLKKLTFSKKKLVPLIINAKGENLDCLVKLVKEGKLKTVIDSNFPLCKAEDAWAKRLDGYNTGKIIVEH from the exons ATGGCAGCAAAGCTTATGCATGCGGTTCAGTATGACAGTTATGGTGGAGGACCTTCTGGTTTAAAG CATGTTCAAGTTCCAATCCCATCTCCAAAGAAAAATGAGGTTTTGCTCAAGTTGGAAGCAGCAAGTCTAAATCCAGGTGATTGTAAGATTCAGAAAGGCATGGCGTGGCCTCTTTTCCCTCGCAAGTTGCCTCACATTCCTG TAACTGATGTGGCTGGAGAGGTTGTAGAGGTGGGACTGGGAGTCACAAAGTTCAAAGTGGGTGACAAAGTTGTGGCAATGCTCAGCTATGGT AATGGAGGTGGACTTGGTGAGTTTGCGGCAGCTAATGAGAAATTGGTAGTTTCTAGGCCTCCTGAAGTGTCAGCAGCAGACGGCGCAGGCTTACCGGTTGCTGCTCTTACAGCTCACCAGGCTCTCACCAAAGATGCAAGGATCAAGCTTGATGGAACAAGCCAGCAGAAGAACATACTCATTACTGGTGCCTCAGGTAACGTCGGTCTCTATGCAATCCAACTAGCAAAGCTCGGAAATGCTCATGTCACCGCCACTTGTGGAGCTCGTAACATTGAACTAGTCAAGAGCTTAGGGGCAGATGAGGTTCTTGACTACAAGACCCCTGAAGGGGCAACTGTCAAGAGCCCATCTGGTCGGAAATATGATTTTGTGATCCATTCTTCATCAAAAGCAATTCCTTGGTCAGTCTTTGAGCCGAATTTGAGCTCAAATGGGAAAGTTATAGACCTTACTGCCGGCCTCAGCTCCTTGTTTACTTTTGTTCTTAAGAAACTCACCTTCTCCAAGAAGAAGCTGGTGCCATTGATCATAAATGCGAAGGGTGAGAACCTGGATTGTCTTGTTAAGTTGGTGAAGGAAGGAAAGCTCAAGACTGTGATTGACTCAAATTTTCCTCTATGCAAAGCTGAAGATGCTTGGGCTAAAAGACTTGATGGCTACAATACAGGGAAGATCATTGTGGAGCATTAG
- the LOC112169417 gene encoding chloroplast envelope quinone oxidoreductase homolog isoform X2 encodes MAAKLMHAVQYDSYGGGPSGLKHVQVPIPSPKKNEVLLKLEAASLNPGDCKIQKGMAWPLFPRKLPHIPEVGLGVTKFKVGDKVVAMLSYGNGGGLGEFAAANEKLVVSRPPEVSAADGAGLPVAALTAHQALTKDARIKLDGTSQQKNILITGASGNVGLYAIQLAKLGNAHVTATCGARNIELVKSLGADEVLDYKTPEGATVKSPSGRKYDFVIHSSSKAIPWSVFEPNLSSNGKVIDLTAGLSSLFTFVLKKLTFSKKKLVPLIINAKGENLDCLVKLVKEGKLKTVIDSNFPLCKAEDAWAKRLDGYNTGKIIVEH; translated from the exons ATGGCAGCAAAGCTTATGCATGCGGTTCAGTATGACAGTTATGGTGGAGGACCTTCTGGTTTAAAG CATGTTCAAGTTCCAATCCCATCTCCAAAGAAAAATGAGGTTTTGCTCAAGTTGGAAGCAGCAAGTCTAAATCCAGGTGATTGTAAGATTCAGAAAGGCATGGCGTGGCCTCTTTTCCCTCGCAAGTTGCCTCACATTCCTG AGGTGGGACTGGGAGTCACAAAGTTCAAAGTGGGTGACAAAGTTGTGGCAATGCTCAGCTATGGT AATGGAGGTGGACTTGGTGAGTTTGCGGCAGCTAATGAGAAATTGGTAGTTTCTAGGCCTCCTGAAGTGTCAGCAGCAGACGGCGCAGGCTTACCGGTTGCTGCTCTTACAGCTCACCAGGCTCTCACCAAAGATGCAAGGATCAAGCTTGATGGAACAAGCCAGCAGAAGAACATACTCATTACTGGTGCCTCAGGTAACGTCGGTCTCTATGCAATCCAACTAGCAAAGCTCGGAAATGCTCATGTCACCGCCACTTGTGGAGCTCGTAACATTGAACTAGTCAAGAGCTTAGGGGCAGATGAGGTTCTTGACTACAAGACCCCTGAAGGGGCAACTGTCAAGAGCCCATCTGGTCGGAAATATGATTTTGTGATCCATTCTTCATCAAAAGCAATTCCTTGGTCAGTCTTTGAGCCGAATTTGAGCTCAAATGGGAAAGTTATAGACCTTACTGCCGGCCTCAGCTCCTTGTTTACTTTTGTTCTTAAGAAACTCACCTTCTCCAAGAAGAAGCTGGTGCCATTGATCATAAATGCGAAGGGTGAGAACCTGGATTGTCTTGTTAAGTTGGTGAAGGAAGGAAAGCTCAAGACTGTGATTGACTCAAATTTTCCTCTATGCAAAGCTGAAGATGCTTGGGCTAAAAGACTTGATGGCTACAATACAGGGAAGATCATTGTGGAGCATTAG